A stretch of the Candidatus Baltobacteraceae bacterium genome encodes the following:
- a CDS encoding 2-oxoacid:acceptor oxidoreductase subunit alpha: MPQRAINDFTIRVATVNGSGSQSSNLVLTNAIFRLGIPVAPKNVFPSNIEGLPTWFDVRVSSKGYQCRTRDVDVLVALNPATWRSDIAGVKAGGAVIHEATYAIAGESLRDDLVYYAVPFNELAKANFSDGALRKYLLNMIYVGVLGHLLGIDEADIDAAIGGQFKRKAKAAATNVEAAHIGFTYAREHLTKSDRFVLERMTGKTEGRSFFDGNRAAALGCIMGGCTVAAWYPITPSSSLCESFIALADKYRIDPETGERRVAIVQAEDELAAIGMVLGAGWAGARAMTSTSGPGISLMAEWAGYGYFAEVPAVIFDVQRAGPSTGLPTRTMQGDVSFAYTLSHGDTKHIVLLPATVQEAYEMAMEAFDLADRFQTPIFVLSDLDLGMNSWLTSALPYPTKPFDRGKVLTEKDLNKLESFGRYRDVDHDGIPYRTLPGTSHGAAGYFTRGTGHDEEARYSEMPDVWQRNLDRLVRKHETARTIVPQPIVDEHGSSIGILAYGTTHHAVIEARDLLHESGLDVDYLRVRALPFAPDVAAFIARHERVYVVEQNRDGQLYRLLRAELPDHLVSRIESVRHYNGVPIDAHAIVDPLLEAEREPAVVAE; this comes from the coding sequence ATGCCACAACGGGCCATCAACGACTTCACCATCCGGGTTGCCACGGTCAACGGTTCGGGCAGTCAGTCCTCAAATCTCGTCCTGACCAACGCCATCTTCCGCCTCGGAATCCCGGTCGCGCCCAAGAACGTGTTCCCTTCGAACATCGAAGGGTTGCCCACGTGGTTCGACGTGCGGGTCAGCTCCAAGGGTTATCAGTGTCGTACGCGCGACGTCGACGTGCTGGTCGCGTTGAACCCGGCGACGTGGCGTTCCGATATCGCCGGCGTCAAAGCCGGCGGCGCCGTAATCCACGAGGCGACGTACGCAATCGCGGGTGAGAGCCTACGCGATGATTTGGTCTACTACGCAGTCCCGTTCAACGAGCTCGCCAAGGCCAACTTCAGCGACGGCGCGCTGCGCAAGTATTTGCTCAACATGATCTACGTCGGCGTGCTGGGCCACTTGCTCGGCATCGACGAAGCAGATATCGACGCGGCGATCGGCGGACAGTTCAAGCGCAAGGCCAAAGCGGCAGCGACCAACGTCGAAGCGGCGCACATCGGGTTCACCTATGCGCGCGAGCATCTGACGAAGAGCGATCGCTTCGTGCTCGAGCGCATGACCGGCAAGACCGAGGGGCGCTCGTTCTTCGACGGCAACCGCGCGGCCGCGCTCGGCTGCATCATGGGCGGCTGCACCGTCGCGGCGTGGTACCCGATCACGCCGTCATCGTCGCTCTGCGAGAGCTTCATCGCGCTGGCCGACAAATATCGCATCGATCCGGAAACCGGTGAGCGGCGCGTCGCGATCGTGCAGGCCGAAGATGAACTCGCTGCCATCGGGATGGTGCTCGGCGCGGGCTGGGCGGGTGCGCGCGCGATGACGTCGACCTCCGGGCCGGGCATTTCGCTGATGGCCGAATGGGCCGGGTACGGGTACTTTGCCGAGGTGCCGGCGGTGATTTTCGACGTGCAGCGCGCGGGGCCGTCGACCGGCCTGCCGACGCGCACGATGCAAGGCGACGTCTCCTTTGCCTACACCCTCTCGCACGGCGACACCAAACACATCGTCCTGCTGCCGGCGACCGTGCAAGAAGCCTACGAGATGGCGATGGAGGCCTTCGATCTCGCCGATCGTTTTCAAACGCCGATCTTCGTGCTCTCCGATCTCGATCTCGGGATGAATTCCTGGCTAACTTCCGCGCTGCCGTATCCCACCAAGCCCTTCGATCGCGGCAAAGTGCTGACCGAAAAAGATCTCAACAAACTCGAGTCGTTCGGACGTTACCGCGACGTCGACCATGACGGGATTCCCTATCGCACGCTTCCGGGCACGTCGCACGGCGCGGCCGGCTACTTCACGCGCGGCACGGGGCACGACGAGGAAGCGCGCTATTCCGAAATGCCCGACGTGTGGCAGCGCAATCTCGATCGGCTGGTGCGTAAGCACGAGACCGCACGCACGATCGTGCCGCAGCCGATCGTCGACGAGCATGGAAGTTCGATCGGCATTCTCGCTTACGGGACGACGCATCACGCCGTGATCGAGGCGCGCGACTTGCTGCACGAGAGCGGCCTCGACGTCGATTATCTCCGCGTGCGTGCGCTGCCGTTCGCGCCCGACGTCGCGGCGTTCATCGCGCGCCACGAGCGCGTGTACGTCGTCGAGCAAAATCGCGACGGCCAATTGTATCGTCTGCTGCGGGCGGAATTGCCCGATCATCTCGTCTCGCGGATCGAGTCAGTCCGCCATTACAACGGCGTGCCGATCGATGCGCACGCGATCGTCGACCCGCTTTTGGAGGCCGAGCGCGAGCCGGCCGTGGTAGCAGAATGA
- a CDS encoding phosphodiester glycosidase family protein translates to MRVLPLFRAFAFVAAGFLLMASPTAIEARRAPALNIGTAMIDGRLVRYVIARLDRVRVRAALGGRFVGDTGWLSQIAKRAHAIAAINGGFFEAYKPLWRKNLDQTTVINGSMVFKGDVGSVLFFDRDNHASIEHIPLRIEGFLEGGHAYPDYWYAYWINRLPTADHDTITIFTPAWGASTDLAGGPQVQVENGYVTEINDGPTRIPRDGYVIYFRGELRVAQRFWVGRRASYVVTEENGAPLGSFANAWQAIGGGPELLVDGAILDDPAAQGFRDPKVFRADTRSMVGVSEDQSELIFAVADGTPLQCAQIMKRLGAYDAMGLDGGASSGLWANGRYVVSPGRQINNALVLTR, encoded by the coding sequence GTGAGGGTATTGCCACTCTTCCGCGCGTTTGCATTTGTGGCGGCCGGCTTTTTGCTTATGGCATCGCCGACCGCGATCGAAGCGCGGCGCGCACCGGCGCTCAACATCGGCACCGCCATGATCGACGGCCGTCTGGTTCGGTACGTGATCGCGCGGCTGGATCGCGTGCGGGTACGTGCCGCGCTCGGGGGGCGATTCGTCGGCGATACCGGCTGGCTCTCGCAGATCGCGAAACGCGCCCATGCGATTGCCGCCATCAATGGCGGCTTTTTTGAAGCCTACAAGCCGCTCTGGCGCAAAAACTTGGACCAAACGACGGTGATCAACGGGTCGATGGTCTTCAAAGGCGACGTCGGCAGCGTGCTCTTCTTCGATCGCGACAATCATGCGTCGATCGAGCATATCCCGTTACGGATCGAAGGCTTCCTCGAGGGCGGCCACGCGTATCCGGATTACTGGTATGCCTATTGGATCAACCGGCTGCCAACCGCCGATCACGACACGATCACGATCTTCACACCGGCCTGGGGCGCTTCGACGGATTTGGCCGGCGGTCCGCAAGTTCAGGTGGAGAACGGCTACGTGACCGAGATCAACGACGGACCTACGCGGATCCCGCGCGATGGTTACGTGATCTATTTCCGCGGCGAGCTGCGGGTGGCGCAGCGGTTCTGGGTCGGGCGGCGCGCGTCGTACGTGGTCACCGAGGAAAACGGTGCGCCGCTCGGGTCGTTCGCAAACGCATGGCAAGCGATCGGGGGAGGCCCGGAGCTCCTCGTCGACGGTGCAATTCTCGATGACCCGGCGGCGCAAGGGTTCCGCGATCCGAAGGTATTTCGCGCCGACACGCGCAGCATGGTCGGGGTGAGCGAGGATCAGTCGGAGTTGATCTTCGCGGTCGCCGACGGCACGCCGCTGCAATGCGCGCAGATCATGAAGCGCTTGGGCGCCTACGACGCGATGGGACTCGACGGCGGCGCTTCGAGCGGCCTGTGGGCCAACGGCCGCTACGTCGTCTCCCCCGGCCGCCAAATCAACAACGCACTCGTCCTAACGCGCTAA
- a CDS encoding PE-PPE domain-containing protein yields the protein MNVQPINVHTQYDGMADFPRYPINVLSDVNAVAGVTAQGVEFDKVHTPTGTRIDTHA from the coding sequence ATGAACGTTCAACCCATCAACGTCCATACGCAATACGACGGCATGGCGGACTTCCCGAGGTATCCAATAAACGTCCTGAGTGACGTCAACGCGGTGGCCGGCGTAACCGCGCAAGGCGTGGAATTCGACAAGGTCCACACCCCGACGGGCACGCGCATCGACACGCACGCATAA
- the groL gene encoding chaperonin GroEL (60 kDa chaperone family; promotes refolding of misfolded polypeptides especially under stressful conditions; forms two stacked rings of heptamers to form a barrel-shaped 14mer; ends can be capped by GroES; misfolded proteins enter the barrel where they are refolded when GroES binds), with product MAAKQIVFDENARRALERGANLLADAVKVTLGPKGRNVVLDKKFGSPTITNDGVTIAKEIELSDTFENMGAQLVKEVASKTNDIAGDGTTTATVLAQAIIREGLRNVTAGSNPLLIKRGIEKAVDVAVEEMGSGSNLQKVDTKEKIAQVASISANDKEIGDFIAEAMEKVGKDGVITVEESKTLKTEVETKDGMQFDKGYISPYMVTDSERMEAVLDNPYILVTERKISAIADILPLLEKVVQVQRPLLIIAEDVEGEALATLVVNKLRGTFTSVAVKAPGFGDRRKEMLKDIATLTGATVISEELGLKLDKATQEQLGQAKRVTVTKEETTIVDGAGKQADIKGRIEMIKKQIEDTDSDFDREKLQERLAKLSGGVAVIQVGAATETELKEKKHRIEDALSATRAAVQEGMIPGGGSSLVHAVKAIDKYIEKAPKSNGHANTWADEKIGIEIVKKALEEPLRQIAYNAGYEGSVEVNNVKQKSSPFGFDAMTGQIVDMFKAGIVEPFKVTRSALQNAASIGALILTTETLIADKPEPKKEAPAMPGGGMGGYDMM from the coding sequence ATGGCTGCAAAGCAAATCGTATTTGACGAAAATGCGCGTCGCGCATTAGAGCGCGGCGCCAATCTGCTTGCCGATGCGGTGAAAGTGACCCTTGGACCCAAGGGCCGCAACGTCGTACTCGACAAGAAGTTCGGCTCGCCGACGATTACCAACGACGGCGTGACCATTGCCAAGGAGATCGAACTCTCCGATACGTTCGAGAACATGGGCGCACAGCTCGTGAAGGAAGTCGCCTCGAAGACTAACGACATCGCCGGCGACGGCACGACCACCGCGACGGTGCTCGCGCAAGCGATCATCCGTGAAGGTCTGCGCAACGTGACCGCAGGATCGAATCCGCTGCTGATCAAGCGCGGCATCGAGAAGGCCGTGGACGTTGCGGTTGAAGAGATGGGCTCCGGCTCGAACCTTCAAAAGGTCGACACCAAAGAGAAGATCGCGCAGGTCGCGTCGATCTCGGCCAACGACAAAGAGATCGGCGATTTCATCGCCGAGGCGATGGAGAAGGTCGGTAAAGACGGCGTGATCACGGTCGAAGAGTCGAAGACGCTCAAGACCGAAGTCGAGACCAAAGACGGCATGCAGTTCGACAAGGGCTACATCTCGCCGTACATGGTGACCGACAGCGAGCGCATGGAAGCGGTGCTCGACAATCCGTACATTCTCGTGACCGAGCGCAAGATCTCGGCGATTGCCGACATTCTGCCGCTGCTCGAGAAGGTCGTACAGGTGCAGCGTCCGCTGCTGATCATCGCCGAAGACGTCGAAGGCGAAGCCCTCGCGACGCTGGTGGTGAACAAGCTGCGCGGTACGTTCACGTCGGTTGCAGTGAAGGCGCCGGGCTTCGGCGACCGCCGCAAGGAGATGCTCAAAGACATCGCCACGCTGACCGGCGCGACGGTGATTTCGGAAGAGCTGGGTCTCAAGCTCGACAAAGCGACGCAGGAGCAACTCGGTCAGGCCAAGCGCGTGACCGTGACCAAGGAAGAGACGACCATCGTCGACGGCGCCGGCAAGCAGGCCGACATCAAAGGCCGTATCGAGATGATCAAAAAGCAGATCGAGGACACCGATTCGGACTTCGATCGCGAGAAGCTGCAAGAGCGTCTTGCCAAGCTCTCGGGCGGCGTTGCGGTCATCCAAGTCGGTGCCGCCACCGAGACCGAACTCAAAGAGAAGAAGCATCGCATCGAAGACGCGCTCTCGGCGACGCGTGCCGCCGTTCAGGAAGGCATGATCCCCGGAGGCGGTTCCTCGCTCGTGCATGCGGTCAAGGCGATCGATAAGTATATCGAAAAGGCGCCGAAGAGCAACGGTCACGCGAACACGTGGGCCGATGAGAAGATCGGCATCGAGATCGTGAAGAAGGCGCTCGAAGAGCCGCTTCGTCAGATCGCGTACAACGCGGGCTACGAAGGCTCGGTCGAGGTCAACAACGTCAAGCAGAAGAGCTCGCCGTTCGGGTTCGACGCGATGACGGGACAGATCGTCGACATGTTCAAAGCCGGCATCGTGGAGCCGTTCAAGGTGACGCGCTCGGCACTGCAAAACGCGGCGTCGATCGGCGCGCTGATCCTCACGACGGAGACGCTGATCGCCGACAAGCCCGAGCCGAAGAAAGAAGCGCCGGCAATGCCCGGCGGCGGCATGGGCGGCTACGACATGATGTGA
- the groES gene encoding co-chaperone GroES, with amino-acid sequence MNLKPLADRVVIEHVEQDEKSSGGIFLPDTAKEKPQEGVVRAVGTGRLTDDGKTLPMSVKVGDRVIYSKYSGSEVKIDGKEFLIVSEKDVLAVVDKVPAGV; translated from the coding sequence GTGAATCTCAAGCCTTTGGCCGATCGCGTGGTGATCGAGCACGTCGAACAGGACGAGAAGAGCTCGGGTGGCATCTTTCTGCCGGACACCGCTAAAGAAAAGCCGCAAGAAGGCGTGGTCCGTGCCGTCGGCACCGGCCGCCTCACTGACGACGGCAAGACGCTCCCGATGAGCGTCAAGGTCGGCGACCGGGTGATCTACTCGAAATATTCGGGTTCCGAAGTGAAGATCGACGGTAAAGAATTCCTCATCGTATCCGAAAAAGACGTTCTCGCCGTCGTCGATAAAGTTCCGGCCGGCGTTTAA